The genomic region ATTAAATTTTATATTAAATTTTTTATATGCTTTCCTTATTGCTTCAAAATTTTGGATGGCAGGATATTGCCGATATACTATTTGTAGCTTTTATAATATATCGCATATTAATGCTTATCAAGGGTACAGGAGCATTTCAGGTACTAATCGGACTTATTGTCATATTTTTAATTTTTTTAATAGCGGTAATTTTAAAACTTTATGCTACGGAATTTATTTTTGGCGATTTTTTAAGTTCAATAATTATCGTTATAATAGTGCTTTTTCGCAATGAAATAAGAAAAGCTCTGATTGACGTAGGAAAAAATCCATTTGCTATTGCCCGCAATAAACTTGAAAAAGTCAGCATTATAGAAGAAACTTCGCATGCCGTTATAGAGCTGGCAAATAAACGAATAGGAGCGATAATTGTTTTTGAAAGAAATGTATTTCTTGGAGACTATTTAAAAATAGGGGTGAAGTTAGATTCTTTAATTTCCAAGGAATTACTGATAAGTATTTTTACGCAGCCTTCACCGCTTCATGACGGTGCGGTTATTATACAAAAAGGCAGAATTTCTGCCGCTTCGTGCTATCTTCCTTTGTCAACCGATGAAAATATAGACCAGAATTTTGGCACAAGGCACAGGTCCGCTATCGGACTTTCAGAATTAACGGATGCTTTTTCTATAGTAGTTTCCGAAGAAACAGGATATGTTTCGATAGTAATGCCTAAAAAAATTATTAAAATTTCAAATATAGAAGAGTTAAGGGTTGTTTTATTTAAAAATATATCAGAACAGACTAATGAAAATAAATTATTATTAAAATCAGTTTATGAATTAATCTTTGGTACCAAGAAAACCGAGGACGTTAATAAGAACGACGGCAGCGATGATGAATAAAAATTTAAGAAATATAATAAACATAATAAAAGATAATTTCTGGCTCAAATTAATTTCTTTATTTATCGCTATTTTTATATGGATATATGTTATAGGCGGAAAAAAATACGATATTAATTTGCATGCCGGTCTTAAGATATATGCATTGCCAAAAGGGCTCGCCATCAGCAATACTCTGCCGAAAAAAATTATAGTAAAGCTGAGGGGTTCAAAAATTTCATTTATGAAATTAAACAAAAAAATATATTTCAGGATTAACGGCAGTTCCCTTTTAAGTAAAAAAAATACGTTAATATTAGGACAGTCATATTTAAATCTGCCTTCAGGGATAAGGGTTGTAAGGATTTATCCTAAGATAATTCCTGTAATCATAAGCAGAATCGTCGTAAAATATATTAAAATTCTGCCTATATTTAAGGGAAAATTTAAAAAAGGCTATTATTTAAAGAATATTTCATTTTTTCCGCAATATGTTAAAATTAAAGGACCTAAAGATATTGTGGATAATCTTTCCGTTATTACGACAAAAAAAATAAATATCGGCAATTTTAAAAATAACGAATCGGTAAGGGTAGAATTACTTGACCCTACAAAATTAATTAAAATTTTATATAAGAGGAAAATTAATATAAATCTGATTGTAGGCAGGATTAAAAAAAATGCGTAAATTATTTGGAACGGACGGTGTAAGAGGTATTGCGAACAAAGATCCGCTGACGCCTGAAAACGCGTTAAGACTTGGCATGGCGCTAATCTACATTTTAAATTTAAAATCTCCTGGAAAAAAATTAAAAGTAGTTATAGGAAAAGATACGAGAATTTCAGGTTATATATTTGAAACGGCTCTTTCTTCGGGTATTTGCTCCATGGGTTCAGATGTGTATCTTATAGGTCCTATGCCTACTCCCGGCGTTGCGTTTATAACGTCAAGCATGCGTGCAGACGCCGGAGTTGTAATTTCTGCATCGCATAATCCGTATTATGATAACGGTATAAAATTTTTTGACAGCAAGGGATTTAAATTTCCTGAAGAGATTGAATATAAAATAGAAGATATTTTTTTTTCGTCTATACTTGATTCAAGCAAACTTAGACCGGTAAATGCTAATGTAGGCAAAGCACACCGAATTGACGACGCAACGGGGAGATATGTAATTTTTGCAAAGCTTACATTTCCAAAATGTTTAACATTAAACGGACTTAAAATTGTAATTGACTGTGCAAACGGTGCAGGATATAAAGCTGCTCCGGAAGTATTCAGCGAATTAGGAGCGGAAGTCATAGTTGTGGCATCAAGACCTGACGGTCTAAATATAAATGAAAAATGCGGTTCCACGTATCCGGAATTTATAAGTTCGGAAGTTCTGAAAAATAAAGCGGACTTAGGCATTGCATTTGACGGAGACGGCGATAGGGCTATTTTTTGCGATGAAAACGGCAGTATTTTATATGGTGATGAGTTTCTTGCTATTTGCGCTTTATATATGAAAAACATCGGAGAATTAAAAAATAACGGAGTAGTTACGACGTCCATGTCTAATATCGCTCTTGAAATATTGATGAAGAAAAACGGGATTAATATAATATATGCCGATGTCGGCGACAGATATATAATGGAAAAAATGGTTGAACAGGGATATAATCTCGGCGGTGAACAATCAGGACACGTTATTTTTTTAGATGATGCAAACACGGGGGATGGAATAATATCCGCTTTAAAACTTTTAACTATTATGATAAGATTAAATAAATCGCTTTCTGAACTGAGAAAGGTTATGACGCCGTTTCCGCAGGTTTTAATAAATATAGATGTTCCGTATAAAAAGAATTTAGATGAATTGCCGGAGTTCAATAAAAAAATTAATTATTATAATAAAATATTGGAGAATAGAGGAAGAATTTTTATAAGATATTCAGGAACGCAAAATTATTTAAGAATTCTCGTAGAAGGCGAGGATGGCGAAGAAATTAAAAAAATAGGGCTCGACCTTAAAGAAGAATTGCTGAAGCATTTTTGAAGTTTGTTTAATATTATTTGGTTTACTTTATTTTAATATTTTTATATAGACGACAAATAGATAGAATATATATACATAGATAGATACATAGATAGACAGGTATGTAGGTAGAGCATACTTATTTTCATATAAATAATGCATATGCCGTATATATTAATGTTTTTTATATTTTTATATTTTTATATTTTTTTAATTTTTTTTATGTTTTATTTAATTTTTTATATAGATTTTTATATATTTGACAATTCTTTAATTATTAATTATTTATAATTGTTTATTCGGAGGTTTTTGAATTTATATGAAATTAGGCGTTAATATTGACCACATTGCGACCATCAGAAATGCGCGCGCAGGGGATTTTCCGTCGCCTCTTTATGCCGCTTTTACTGTTTTAGAAGCCGGTGCTTTTAATGTAACTTGTCATCTCAGGGAGGACAGGCGGCATATAAAAGAAAGCGATATAAGATTAATTTCCGAACAGACGAAAAGATTAAATTTGGAAATGGCTGCAAACGATGAAATAATTTCCATAGCGCTTGATGTCATTCCAAGGTCAATTACGCTTGTTCCTGAAAAAAGACAGGAGCTGACCACCGAAGGCGGTCTTAATGTCGCTCTCGATATCGAAAAATATAAAAGAATTAATAATAAATTCAGGTCTAAGGATATAAACGTATCGGCATTCATTGAACCGGAAGAACTTCAAATTGAAGCTGCAAAAAAAGCCGATTTTAATTTTATTGAGATTCACACCGGAAAATATGCGCAATATCTTGACCCTTATAAACGGCAGGAAGAACTGGCGAAAATTAAAAAAGCGGCAGAGTTTGCTTTGAGCGCAGGGCTTAGCGTAAATGCGGGACATGGATTAAATTATGAAAATACCGGAGATATAGCCGAGATAGAAGGAATATATGAACTTAATATAGGCTATTCTATTGTAGCGCACGCTATATTTGCAGGTCTTAATAACGCCGT from Candidatus Acididesulfobacter guangdongensis harbors:
- a CDS encoding TIGR00159 family protein codes for the protein MLSLLLQNFGWQDIADILFVAFIIYRILMLIKGTGAFQVLIGLIVIFLIFLIAVILKLYATEFIFGDFLSSIIIVIIVLFRNEIRKALIDVGKNPFAIARNKLEKVSIIEETSHAVIELANKRIGAIIVFERNVFLGDYLKIGVKLDSLISKELLISIFTQPSPLHDGAVIIQKGRISAASCYLPLSTDENIDQNFGTRHRSAIGLSELTDAFSIVVSEETGYVSIVMPKKIIKISNIEELRVVLFKNISEQTNENKLLLKSVYELIFGTKKTEDVNKNDGSDDE
- a CDS encoding YbbR-like domain-containing protein — encoded protein: MMNKNLRNIINIIKDNFWLKLISLFIAIFIWIYVIGGKKYDINLHAGLKIYALPKGLAISNTLPKKIIVKLRGSKISFMKLNKKIYFRINGSSLLSKKNTLILGQSYLNLPSGIRVVRIYPKIIPVIISRIVVKYIKILPIFKGKFKKGYYLKNISFFPQYVKIKGPKDIVDNLSVITTKKINIGNFKNNESVRVELLDPTKLIKILYKRKININLIVGRIKKNA
- a CDS encoding phosphoglucosamine mutase, whose amino-acid sequence is MRKLFGTDGVRGIANKDPLTPENALRLGMALIYILNLKSPGKKLKVVIGKDTRISGYIFETALSSGICSMGSDVYLIGPMPTPGVAFITSSMRADAGVVISASHNPYYDNGIKFFDSKGFKFPEEIEYKIEDIFFSSILDSSKLRPVNANVGKAHRIDDATGRYVIFAKLTFPKCLTLNGLKIVIDCANGAGYKAAPEVFSELGAEVIVVASRPDGLNINEKCGSTYPEFISSEVLKNKADLGIAFDGDGDRAIFCDENGSILYGDEFLAICALYMKNIGELKNNGVVTTSMSNIALEILMKKNGINIIYADVGDRYIMEKMVEQGYNLGGEQSGHVIFLDDANTGDGIISALKLLTIMIRLNKSLSELRKVMTPFPQVLINIDVPYKKNLDELPEFNKKINYYNKILENRGRIFIRYSGTQNYLRILVEGEDGEEIKKIGLDLKEELLKHF
- a CDS encoding pyridoxine 5'-phosphate synthase — translated: MKLGVNIDHIATIRNARAGDFPSPLYAAFTVLEAGAFNVTCHLREDRRHIKESDIRLISEQTKRLNLEMAANDEIISIALDVIPRSITLVPEKRQELTTEGGLNVALDIEKYKRINNKFRSKDINVSAFIEPEELQIEAAKKADFNFIEIHTGKYAQYLDPYKRQEELAKIKKAAEFALSAGLSVNAGHGLNYENTGDIAEIEGIYELNIGYSIVAHAIFAGLNNAVKEMLEILKAAELTKHCG